In Ciconia boyciana chromosome 30, ASM3463844v1, whole genome shotgun sequence, a single genomic region encodes these proteins:
- the SMG9 gene encoding LOW QUALITY PROTEIN: nonsense-mediated mRNA decay factor SMG9 (The sequence of the model RefSeq protein was modified relative to this genomic sequence to represent the inferred CDS: inserted 4 bases in 2 codons) has protein sequence MSDSGQSPAPGGRRRCWTREKEPDGGGDRREGGEEPAGLMQKTPIILAKPPGERQQAKAGSGPAPPTPAPAPPIVLMKARGEEGRGGGGASAGEGPALAPPREREGPRPTQPVYQLHGRGLPPPGALDPVAGQARLAAPEKMKTSIKLVDEQMNWCDSALEFLLEQTDVLVVGALGLQGTGKSTLLSLLAANQPEEDPRSFVFRPQGPELRERGGSQTGGIDFFITQERVVFLDTQPLLSPALLDHLINNDRKLPPEYGLPHTYVEMQSLQIAAFLFTVCHVVLLVQDWFTDLGLYRFLQTAEMVKPSTPXPSHEPSGAAGPEEPSEYYPHLIFVQTRARPEAFCPRRLRQMQRVLERLMAHSHLKYKGSLSMGELLPGLPQGCPEAEVNLFLLPPGGGGRGPPRPGDPTLRDPLPLHTHSFLPQPHPRWGRAPSSRSSPYRGHGAFGALLARLRXEGPGVARAQLSHSLLTERNWFHYAARIWDGVKKSSALAEYSRLLG, from the exons ATGTCGGACTcggggcagagcccggccccgggcgggcggcggcgctgctGGACGAGGGAGAAGGAGCCTGACGGGGGCGGAGACCGACGG gagggaggggaggagccAGCCGGCCTGATGCAGAAGACGCCCATCATCCTGGCCAAGCCCCCGGGGGAGCGG CAGCAGGCGAAGGCGGGGTcaggcccggccccgcccacccccgccccggccccgcccatCGTGCTGATGAAAGCGCGGGGGGAGGaagggcggggcgggggcggggcctccgCGGGGGAGGGGCCGGcgctggccccgccccgcgAGAGGGAGGGGCCCCGCCCCACCCAGCCCGTCTATCAACTGCACgggagggggctgcccccccccggcGCCCTCGACC CGGTCGCCGGCCAAGCCCGGCTGGCGGCCCCGGAGAAGATGAAGACCAGTATCAAACTGGTGGACGAGCAGATGAACTGGTGCGACAGCGCCCTGGAG TTCCTGCTGGAGCAGACGGACGTGCTGGTGGtgggggccctggggctgcagggcaccGGGAAATCcaccctgctctccctgctggcCGCCAACCAGCCCGAGGAGGACCCCcg gTCCTTCGTCTTCCGCCCGCAGGGCCCGGAGctgcgggagcggggggggagCCAGACCGGGGGCATCGACTTCTTCATCACCCAGGAGCGCGTCGTCTTCCTCGACACCCAG CCGCTCCTCAGCCCCGCCCTCCTCGATCACCTGATCAACAACGACCGGAAGCTGCCGCCCGAGTACGGGCTGCCCCACACCTACGTCGAGATGCAG TCGCTGCAGATCGCCGCCTTCCTCTTCACCGTCTGCCACgtggtgctgctggtgcaggACTGGTTCACCGACCTCGGCCTCTACCG gtTCCTGCAGACGGCCGAGATGGTGAAGccctccacccc ccccagccatgAGCCCAgcggcgccgccggccccgAGGAGCCCTCGGAGTACTACCCCCACCTGA ttTTCGTGCAGACCCGCGCCCGCCCCGAAGCTTTTTGCCCCCGGCGCCTGCGGCAGATGCAGCGGGTGCTGGAGCGGCTGATGGCGCATTCGCACCTCAAGTACAAGG GGTCGCTGTCCATGGGGGAgctgctgccggggctgccccagggctgcccgGAGGCCGAAGTCaacctcttcctcctgccccctggaggaggagggcgaggacccccccgccccg GGGACCCCACCCTTCGGGACCCCCTccccctacacacacacagctTCCTCCCCCAACCCCACCCCAG GTGGGGGAGGGCGCCCTCTTCCCGCTCCTCCCCCTACCGCGGCCACGGCGCCTTCGGGGCCCTCCTGgcccggctgcg ggagggTCCTGGGGTTGCGCGGGCCCAGCTCTCCCACAGCCTCCTGACCGAGAGGAACTG GTTCCACTACGCCGCTCGGATCTGGGACGGGGTGAAGAAATCCTCCGCCCTGGCCGAGTACAGCCGCCTGCTGGGATGA
- the XRCC1 gene encoding LOW QUALITY PROTEIN: DNA repair protein XRCC1 (The sequence of the model RefSeq protein was modified relative to this genomic sequence to represent the inferred CDS: deleted 2 bases in 1 codon) — translation MPEIPLSRVVSVTSADPRYPAENLLQPDGGGRWRAAAAGEKQISVVLELPGERRIHSLHIGNDGAAFVEALVGAAAGGDFQVLLPTAAFMSPSESRAGAGQRRVRLFGPEALVKGVAGRGWDRLRLVCSQPYCQTRPFGLSFVRVFSPQRTTPPEAPVRRLGPFTVREEGAAPAPPGALFYQRPPPPGNPSPTLPQPPPGPPGPSYAVATLQASAGSAPKLPKRRPRPNPTAPPGSSPSPRPPASPPGPILAGVVLALSGFENPLRSHLRAAALALGASYRPDWAPDCTHLVCAFPRTPKAARARALGGLLVGPAWIWDCRRLQRRLPCGPYLLDGSASSGSEGEGSEEAPPTPRPRPAHKTPPPPDPAPSGDPVTLTSDPAGSDSGDAEDQWERDDPYGGSTEENSEEEEGEPIPPLPDFFGDKTFFFHGEFPAGEGRRLLRYVTAFGGTLAPYMDDSVTHVVTAQDWDPAFQEALELRPSLTFVRPRWLLLCGERQRPLPAQPFAVVPPPMTSPP, via the exons aTGCCGGAGATCCCGTTAAGCCGCGTCGTGTCCGTCACCAGCGCCGACCCG CGGTACCCGGCCGAGAACCTCCTGCAGCCGGATGGCGGCGGGCGatggcgggcggcggcggccggggagAAGCAAATCAGCGTCGtgctggag ctgccGGGGGAGCGGCGCATCCACAGCCTCCACATCGGCAACGACGGCGCCGCCTTCGTGGAGGCGCTGGtgggggcggcggccggcggcgaCTTCCAG GTCTTGCTGCCCACCGCCGCCTTCATGTCGCCCAGCGAGAGCCGGGCGGGGGCAGGGCAGCGGCGGGTGCGGCTCTTCGGGCCCGAGGCCTTGGTGAAGGGCGTGGCCGGGCGGGGCTGGGACCGCCTGCGCCTGGTGTGCAGCCAGCCCTACTGCcag acCCGCCCCTTCGGCCTCTCCTTCGTCCGGGTCTTCTCCCCCCAGAGGACGACGCCCCCCGAGGCCCCG gtgCGGCGCTTGGGCCCCTTCACGGtgcgggaggagggggcagccccggcgccccccgggGCCCTCTTCTACCAGCGGCCCCCTCCCCCAGGTaacccctcccccaccctcccccag ccccccccaggacccccgggcCCCAGTTACGCCGTCGCCACCCTCCAGGCCAGCGCAGGCTCCGCCCCCAAG ctccccaaacGCCGCCCCCGCCCAAACCCAACGGCACCCCCCGGAAgcagcccctccccccgcccgcccgcctcccccccgGGCCCGATCCTGGCGGGGGTGGTGCTGGCCCTGAGCGGCTTCGAGAACCCCCTGCGGAGCCACCTGCGAGCGGCCGCCCTGGCCCTGGGGGCTTCCTATCGCCCCGACTGGGCCCCCGACTGCACCCACCTCGT ctgcgCCTTCCCCCGCACCCCCAAAGCCGCCCGGGCCCGAGCCCTCGGGGGGCTCCTGGTGGGACCCGCCTGGATCTGGGACTGCCGCCGCCTCCAGCGCCGCCTCCCCTGCGGGCC GTACCTCCTGGATGGCTCCGCCTCCTCTGGCAGCGAGGGGGAGGGGTCTGAGGAGGCCCCTCCCACACCCCGCCCACGCCCCGCCCACAAG ACCCCTCCCCCACCTGACCCCGCCCCTTCCGGGGATCCCGTGACC CTGACCTCTGACCCCGCAG GTTCCGATTCGGGAGACGCCGAGGACCAATGGGAGCG ggacgACCCCTACGGAGGCTCCACCGAGGAGaacagcgaggaggaggagggggagcccATCCCCCCCCTGCCCG atTTCTTTGGGGACAAAACCTTCTTTTTCCACGGGGAGTTcccggcgggggaggggcggcggctGCTGCGCTACGTCACGGCCTTCGGCGG GACCCTGGCTCCCTACATGGACGACTCGGTGACCCACGTGGTGACGGCGCAGGATTGGGACCCGGCCTTccaggag GCCCTGGAGCTCCGCCCCTCGCTGACCTTCGTCCGCCCCcgctggctgctgctctgcggAGAGCGAcagcgccccctgccggccCAGCCCTTCgccgtcgtccccccccccatgaCGTCACCGCCGTGA
- the ETHE1 gene encoding LOW QUALITY PROTEIN: persulfide dioxygenase ETHE1, mitochondrial (The sequence of the model RefSeq protein was modified relative to this genomic sequence to represent the inferred CDS: inserted 5 bases in 3 codons) gives MLLRRVPAAIAAARGYGTRGRRLLLRQLFEASSCSYTYVLADAGTGDAVIIDPVLETAPRDQRLLRELGLRLRYAVNTHCHADHVTGSGVLRXALGCRSVISRASGARADLLVXGGDELRFGAFALQARASPGHTPGCLTFVLDDASMAFTGDALLIRGCGRTDFQQGCPRTLYRSVHEKIFTLPDSCLVYPAHDYNGQTVSTVGRSGAXEPRLTLSPEEFVTVMEGLNLPRPRLMDVAVPANLRCGIQDDIA, from the exons ATGTTGCTCCGCCGGGTCCCCGCCGCCATCGCCGCCGCCCGGGGCTACGGGACGAGggggcggcggctgctgctgcggcag CTCTTCGAGGCCTCCTCCTGCTCCTACACCTACGTCCTGGCCGACGCGGGGACGGGCGACGCCGTCATCATCGACCCCGTGCTGGAAACGGCCCCGCGGGACCAGCGGCTGCTGCGGGAGCTGGGCCTGCGCCTGCGCTACGCCG TGAACACCCACTGCCACGCCGACCACGTGACGGGCTCGGGGGTGCTGC GGGCCCTGGGGTGCCGCAGCGTCATCTCCCGCGCCAGCGGGGCCCGGGCCGACCTCCTGGT GGGAGGGGACGAGCTGCGCTTCGGGGCCTTC GCGCTGCAGGCCCGCGCCAGCCCGGGCCACACCCCCGGGTGTTTGACCTTTGTCCTGGATGACGCCTCCATGGCCTTCACCGGCGACGCCCTCCTCAtccggggctgcgggcggaCCGACTTccagcagg gctgcccccGCACCCTGTACCGCTCGGTGCACGAGAAGATCTTCACCCTCCCCGACAGCTGCCTGGTCTACCCCGCCCACGACTACAACG gccAGACGGTCTCCACGGTGGGGAGGAGCGGCGC TGAACCCCGCCTCACCCTGAGCCCCGAGGAGTTCGTGACGGTGATGGAGGGGCTCAACCTGCCCCGCCCCCGCCTCATGG acgTCGCCGTCCCGGCCAATCTGCGCTGCGGAATCCAAGATGACATCGCTTAG